Proteins from a single region of Chlorocebus sabaeus isolate Y175 chromosome 7, mChlSab1.0.hap1, whole genome shotgun sequence:
- the NAP1L5 gene encoding nucleosome assembly protein 1-like 5, which translates to MADSENQGPAEPSQAAAAAEAAAEEVMAEGGAQGGDCDSAAGDPDSAAGQMAEEPQTPAENAQKPKNDFIESLPNSVKCRVLALKKLQKRCDKIEAKFDKEFQALEKKYNDIYKPLLAKIQELTGEMEGCAWTLEGEEEEEEEYEDDEEEGEEEEEEEAAAEAAAGAKHDDAHAGMPDDTKK; encoded by the coding sequence ATGGCCGACTCGGAAAACCAGGGGCCTGCGGAGCCTAGCcaggcggcggcagcggcggagGCAGCGGCGGAGGAGGTAATGGCGGAAGGCGGTGCGCAGGGTGGAGACTGTGACAGCGCGGCTGGTGACCCTGACAGCGCGGCTGGTCAGATGGCTGAGGAGCCCCAGACCCCTGCAGAGAATGCCCAAAAGCCGAAAAATGACTTTATCGAGAGCCTGCCTAATTCGGTGAAATGCCGAGTCCTGGCCCTCAAAAAGCTGCAGAAGCGATGCGATAAGATAGAAGCCAAATTTGATAAGGAATTTCAGGCTCTGGAAAAAAAGTATAATGACATCTATAAGCCCCTACTCGCCAAGATCCAAGAGCTCACCGGCGAGATGGAGGGGTGTGCATGGACcttggagggggaggaggaggaggaagaggagtacGAGGATGacgaggaggagggggaagaggaggaggaggaggaggctgcagcagaGGCTGCCGCGGGGGCCAAACATGACGATGCCCACGCCGGGATGCCTGATGACACCAAGAAGTAA